From one Spiroplasma endosymbiont of Panorpa germanica genomic stretch:
- a CDS encoding PTS transporter subunit EIIC produces the protein MANDKIVTLENDKSLSKEDKIAKKAEKKEAFANSNFGKNWNKFKGASFSKLQNLARVIVFPIAVLPIAGLFLGIGGGFAAAAQQNNWGDGAVNFFNIMKSIGDIVFGCLGVLFCTSVAFGFAKQSKGVAAVSAFVAYVVMSSTIMALFLPTTNTAGDAVVQFDPWGLAGKYGLVSEGTNKGMLKSVLGITPTLDLSVLGGILIGWGMSVIHNRTYNIKVPRVLGFFGGEKFVPIAGFFFGIAAGLGFFFVWPAFLQLLYLIGSGMGSLMGIGGQEEFSRTAGALVAMFFGITERLLIPMGLHHVQYTPFWYTSAGGEWLTPIIDSNNVITGWTMTSGAYTIFFEQMKWMGGNGWQMTDEARAALEMNTVWNANFANQISGEAGSWMINFNHFTNEVGTMFMSGRFAFMQYGYPFGAAAMIMMAKPENRKQSSGILISAAATSFLTGITEPILFSFLFVAPMLYLFDAFMAGISFMMAYLLNVTVGQGFAAGFIDWIFFGIIPGYSTGTSGGAIFGSWAGRTGAMWIPIYGLLIMSPSYFFGFWWIIKAKDYKTPGREEVGEENVAVEALKASLAKGTKKDSANAEKLLKALGGKDNIIDLDHSKTELIIEVKDPSKVSEGVIKTTGSKAMKVEG, from the coding sequence ATGGCAAACGATAAAATCGTCACACTAGAAAACGATAAAAGCCTCTCAAAAGAGGACAAAATTGCCAAAAAAGCTGAAAAAAAAGAAGCTTTTGCTAATTCTAATTTTGGAAAAAATTGAAACAAATTTAAGGGAGCAAGTTTTTCAAAATTACAAAATTTAGCCAGAGTAATCGTTTTTCCGATTGCAGTTCTTCCAATCGCGGGTCTATTCCTGGGAATTGGGGGAGGATTTGCAGCCGCCGCTCAACAAAATAATTGAGGGGATGGAGCAGTTAACTTCTTTAACATAATGAAGTCAATCGGAGATATCGTTTTTGGTTGTTTAGGGGTACTATTTTGTACCTCGGTAGCTTTTGGATTTGCAAAACAATCTAAAGGTGTTGCAGCCGTTTCAGCATTTGTTGCATACGTAGTTATGTCTTCAACAATAATGGCACTATTCTTACCAACAACAAATACAGCCGGAGATGCAGTGGTTCAATTTGACCCATGAGGATTAGCTGGTAAGTATGGATTGGTTAGTGAGGGAACTAACAAAGGGATGTTGAAAAGCGTTCTAGGAATTACCCCAACACTTGACCTATCTGTTCTTGGAGGAATTTTAATTGGTTGAGGGATGTCAGTAATCCACAACCGCACATATAATATTAAAGTACCAAGAGTTTTAGGATTCTTTGGTGGAGAAAAATTTGTACCAATTGCTGGTTTCTTCTTTGGAATCGCAGCAGGTTTAGGATTCTTCTTCGTATGACCTGCCTTCTTACAATTACTGTACTTAATTGGATCAGGGATGGGTTCACTTATGGGAATTGGAGGACAAGAAGAATTCTCTAGAACAGCTGGAGCACTAGTTGCTATGTTCTTTGGTATTACTGAACGTCTTCTAATTCCAATGGGACTACACCATGTACAATATACTCCATTCTGATATACATCAGCTGGAGGGGAATGATTAACTCCAATCATTGATTCAAACAATGTAATTACAGGTTGAACAATGACTTCTGGAGCATACACAATTTTCTTTGAACAAATGAAATGAATGGGCGGAAACGGTTGACAAATGACAGATGAAGCTCGTGCAGCATTAGAAATGAACACTGTTTGAAATGCTAACTTTGCAAACCAAATTTCTGGTGAAGCTGGTAGCTGAATGATTAATTTCAACCACTTTACAAACGAAGTAGGAACAATGTTTATGTCAGGACGTTTTGCCTTTATGCAATATGGATATCCATTCGGAGCTGCTGCCATGATTATGATGGCAAAACCAGAAAACCGTAAGCAAAGTTCAGGAATTTTAATTTCTGCAGCCGCAACTAGTTTCTTAACTGGAATCACTGAACCAATTCTATTCTCATTCTTATTCGTAGCACCAATGTTATACTTATTTGACGCCTTTATGGCCGGAATAAGTTTCATGATGGCATACTTATTAAATGTTACAGTTGGACAAGGATTCGCAGCTGGATTTATTGACTGAATCTTCTTTGGAATTATCCCAGGATACTCAACAGGAACTAGTGGAGGAGCAATCTTCGGTAGTTGAGCTGGTAGAACTGGGGCAATGTGAATTCCAATCTACGGATTACTAATCATGTCACCATCATATTTCTTCGGATTCTGATGAATTATCAAAGCTAAAGATTACAAAACACCAGGTCGTGAAGAAGTTGGTGAAGAAAACGTTGCAGTTGAAGCTTTAAAAGCATCACTTGCAAAAGGAACTAAAAAAGACTCAGCTAATGCTGAAAAATTATTAAAAGCACTTGGAGGAAAAGACAATATTATTGATTTAGATCATTCAAAAACTGAACTAATCATCGAAGTTAAAGATCCAAGCAAAGTATCAGAAGGTGTTATTAAAACTACTGGTTCAAAAGCTATGAAAGTTGAGGGTTAG
- a CDS encoding lipoprotein — MRKLLNLLAGFTLTASAAGVVVSCDVKIASFDQYAPAIQAKLRGWDRDGENISKYYESGSNSFSKEMPVDTFVAAVRSVTAEIVSGSKENVHFTFEVTGDDKEDGEFTKSFYASKSEEVVPEVPETEDSIQNKASGDLFDTNFIKVTLKAVDGNGLWRGEGSFIFTLSEPK; from the coding sequence TTGAGAAAGTTATTAAATCTATTAGCAGGTTTCACCCTAACAGCTTCAGCTGCAGGTGTTGTGGTTTCTTGTGATGTTAAAATTGCATCATTTGATCAATATGCACCAGCAATTCAAGCTAAATTACGTGGATGAGACCGAGATGGTGAAAACATTAGTAAATACTATGAATCAGGATCTAATTCTTTTAGCAAGGAAATGCCAGTTGATACGTTTGTGGCGGCTGTAAGATCGGTAACTGCTGAAATCGTAAGTGGTTCAAAAGAAAATGTTCATTTTACTTTTGAAGTAACTGGAGATGATAAAGAAGATGGAGAGTTTACAAAATCTTTCTATGCTTCAAAATCAGAGGAAGTAGTACCTGAAGTACCCGAAACAGAAGATTCAATTCAGAATAAGGCTAGTGGAGATTTATTTGACACTAACTTTATAAAGGTTACTTTAAAAGCCGTTGATGGAAACGGACTTTGAAGAGGTGAAGGATCATTCATTTTCACATTGAGTGAACCAAAATAA
- the rplT gene encoding 50S ribosomal protein L20 encodes MARVKFGKVTRARRKRWIKRAKGYYGTKKSSYKKAHEQVVRSMAYAFVGRKLRKRDFRSLWIVRINAAVRPHGMSYSKFMNGLKLAGIEVNRKMLSELAINEPKQFEAIIETAKKSLAK; translated from the coding sequence ATGGCAAGAGTTAAATTTGGTAAAGTAACCAGAGCAAGAAGAAAACGTTGAATTAAGCGTGCCAAAGGTTACTACGGTACAAAAAAATCAAGTTACAAAAAAGCACATGAACAAGTAGTTCGTTCTATGGCCTATGCCTTTGTCGGGCGTAAATTACGTAAACGTGACTTTAGAAGTTTATGAATCGTAAGGATTAATGCTGCAGTGCGTCCTCACGGGATGAGCTATTCAAAATTTATGAATGGTCTTAAATTGGCTGGAATTGAGGTAAATCGTAAAATGCTATCAGAATTAGCAATTAACGAACCAAAACAATTCGAGGCAATTATTGAAACTGCTAAAAAATCTTTAGCAAAATAA
- the rpmI gene encoding 50S ribosomal protein L35 has product MPKMKTKSSLAKRVRKNAAGKWKRGQAYCSHLAQNKSTKQKRHLKKVIFVHSTDMKRLKGLLQG; this is encoded by the coding sequence ATGCCAAAAATGAAAACAAAAAGTTCTCTAGCAAAACGCGTAAGAAAAAATGCTGCTGGAAAATGAAAACGTGGTCAAGCTTATTGTTCACACTTAGCACAAAACAAATCAACAAAACAAAAAAGACACCTTAAAAAAGTAATATTTGTTCATTCAACAGATATGAAACGTTTAAAAGGTTTATTACAAGGATAG
- the infC gene encoding translation initiation factor IF-3 gives MADIKKDVKSDFVNREIRAKMVLIIDNDGNKIGPIPKMEAIKMAEEQGLDLMQVSQQDNFTAIAKILDYGKFKYEQKRKLKENKKNQVRTENKEIRLTVGIGQHDLETKAKKAREFLSNGDRVKISLKFKGREIVHQEFGQKTLNAFLAIIDDVCKVEKEPKLTARFLDVYVVPKKG, from the coding sequence ATGGCAGATATCAAAAAGGACGTAAAGTCGGATTTTGTCAATCGTGAGATCAGAGCAAAAATGGTTTTAATCATCGATAATGATGGAAACAAAATTGGACCAATTCCAAAGATGGAAGCAATCAAAATGGCTGAGGAACAGGGCTTAGACTTAATGCAAGTTAGTCAACAAGATAATTTCACGGCGATTGCAAAAATTTTAGATTACGGAAAGTTTAAATATGAGCAAAAGCGTAAGCTAAAAGAAAACAAGAAAAATCAAGTGAGAACAGAAAACAAAGAAATTCGTTTAACTGTAGGAATTGGACAACATGATTTAGAAACCAAAGCTAAAAAAGCTCGCGAATTTCTTTCAAATGGAGATAGAGTTAAAATTTCTCTAAAATTTAAAGGAAGAGAAATAGTACATCAAGAATTTGGTCAAAAAACTTTGAATGCTTTCTTAGCAATTATTGACGATGTTTGTAAGGTAGAAAAAGAACCCAAACTAACAGCTAGATTCTTAGATGTCTATGTAGTGCCGAAAAAAGGCTAA
- a CDS encoding lipoprotein, whose amino-acid sequence MKKLLIFLSSISMVSPITLSVISCDTLKITNTAMDVLETFEKKWNNLINLSRAADEEIKHIFEGSTLKDDLNVFLESAKKSPKHQEYLIEKAQLFYELFQFWKFYPGFLVPEIPVMPFDKIEIFKDLIFNWGIWDIRTNANSDTIDKLTKIYIDTLNFDIEND is encoded by the coding sequence ATGAAAAAACTACTAATTTTTTTATCATCTATCTCCATGGTCTCACCAATTACCTTGAGTGTAATATCGTGTGATACCTTAAAAATAACAAATACTGCAATGGATGTCCTAGAAACGTTTGAAAAGAAATGGAATAATCTAATTAATTTAAGTAGAGCTGCTGATGAAGAAATAAAGCATATTTTCGAAGGCTCAACACTAAAAGATGACCTAAATGTATTTCTAGAATCTGCTAAAAAAAGCCCAAAACATCAAGAATACTTAATTGAAAAAGCACAACTTTTTTATGAATTATTTCAATTTTGAAAATTCTATCCTGGATTTTTGGTACCAGAGATACCAGTGATGCCTTTTGATAAAATAGAAATTTTTAAAGATTTAATATTTAACTGAGGAATTTGAGATATCAGAACTAACGCAAATTCGGATACAATTGATAAATTAACTAAAATTTACATTGATACTTTAAATTTTGACATTGAAAATGATTAA
- a CDS encoding phage minor capsid protein encodes MNTIINQNINATKPNGSEINNLPWWIILIIIAFVLLLFMIVPWGKITKRKEVRQELLEKQKEEKIKDKQNEPYMGVYNWFGKKQSLRLSKVVYVREEEDPCALCRPWENTVIIIADEHSQAPTMKEAIAAGYHHVGCKHIDLDYFEGVTKIPEKKYSDEHKTKMFNLRLEQYRFEQLIRDLKYDISNNPDDKKVKKSQNELNEKLLDYLNFLEKNNMKRSLEREDPLVDDIKRFE; translated from the coding sequence ATGAACACAATAATTAATCAAAACATTAATGCTACAAAACCTAATGGAAGCGAAATAAATAACTTACCATGATGAATTATTTTAATAATTATAGCCTTTGTTCTTCTATTGTTTATGATAGTTCCTTGGGGCAAAATAACCAAGCGCAAGGAAGTTCGCCAAGAACTTTTAGAAAAACAAAAAGAAGAGAAAATTAAAGATAAGCAAAACGAACCCTACATGGGAGTTTACAATTGATTTGGTAAAAAACAATCATTAAGACTTTCAAAAGTTGTTTATGTTCGAGAAGAAGAAGATCCATGTGCTCTTTGTCGACCATGGGAAAATACGGTTATTATTATTGCTGATGAACATTCCCAAGCTCCCACAATGAAAGAAGCAATTGCGGCTGGATACCACCATGTTGGATGTAAACATATTGATTTAGATTATTTTGAAGGAGTAACCAAAATTCCGGAAAAAAAATACAGTGATGAACATAAGACTAAAATGTTCAATCTGCGTTTAGAACAGTATAGATTTGAACAATTAATCAGGGATTTAAAATATGATATTTCAAATAATCCAGATGACAAAAAAGTCAAAAAAAGTCAAAATGAGTTAAATGAGAAACTTTTAGATTACCTGAATTTTTTAGAAAAAAATAACATGAAGAGAAGCCTAGAACGTGAAGACCCTTTAGTTGATGACATAAAAAGATTTGAATAA
- a CDS encoding lipoprotein, producing MKKLLSILGVATITVSTPMSVVACQKKPREIDDEYDYEQNKNQMIDIIREIFQKNIAEDFSKFIFISEEDSPIEGWNVEKFNSIEGVVKNDSEEFKDLNTQIRAIINWDKILSEVNSQVVQNINYKKMVYNNQNPLQGGYQISKIEIIPKPLNNAVTLSVEIDSKILYKNQSEQQEFEPIKSTAQMTIFVEKKTAEILKEANNKYADAINNEENSNNFIFKSDKGNIEETALAIDEDFSLKQQANEIIKEAVESVEGIASLGSATLTTATNSAVISSYQFPNNKWTWGQGLNHIETVRQALMGQQDKIDDLLDGLVEKDSSFVRSFSISLIPGLEEGLKVYPDMAIDLNPFVLDFHFNNEKNLKSTLEKQQSHFLLDMDKDQNTIALLKTSVKNSKVEYNGENFELSDMTIAVRQQLKTFENTKELARNFYLDSLNFAQKFYNINEKTEEQNPELTFFLNKPESWNEFEPLQVLSGYDYFQDLLDANPESEEIRQKLNLTLEMKLGFGSTRISKTVFNEEGYVYFYDRELEYFFPDIYFQFFSRSYGYAQQGMGINFGYRYDIAKTQNLEKPNPWKFI from the coding sequence ATGAAAAAATTATTAAGCATATTGGGAGTCGCAACTATTACGGTTTCTACCCCCATGAGCGTTGTTGCTTGTCAAAAGAAACCAAGAGAAATCGATGACGAATATGATTATGAACAAAATAAAAATCAAATGATTGATATTATTAGAGAAATTTTTCAAAAAAATATTGCAGAGGATTTCAGTAAATTTATTTTTATAAGCGAAGAGGATTCTCCCATTGAAGGTTGAAATGTTGAAAAGTTTAATAGTATTGAGGGTGTGGTTAAAAACGATAGTGAAGAGTTCAAAGATCTTAACACTCAAATTAGAGCAATAATTAACTGAGATAAAATATTAAGTGAAGTAAATAGCCAAGTAGTTCAAAATATTAACTACAAAAAGATGGTTTATAATAACCAAAATCCCTTGCAAGGTGGATATCAAATTTCTAAAATTGAAATAATCCCAAAACCTCTAAATAACGCTGTAACACTTAGCGTAGAAATTGATTCAAAAATTTTATATAAAAATCAGTCCGAACAACAGGAGTTTGAACCAATAAAATCCACAGCGCAAATGACTATTTTTGTAGAGAAAAAAACAGCAGAAATTCTTAAAGAAGCTAATAATAAATACGCTGACGCTATAAATAATGAGGAAAATTCTAATAATTTTATATTCAAAAGCGATAAAGGTAACATAGAGGAAACTGCCCTTGCAATTGATGAAGACTTCTCGCTTAAACAACAAGCTAATGAAATTATAAAAGAGGCTGTTGAAAGTGTGGAGGGAATTGCAAGTTTGGGATCTGCAACATTAACTACAGCCACAAATTCGGCAGTTATTTCATCATATCAATTTCCAAATAATAAGTGAACTTGAGGTCAAGGTTTAAATCATATTGAAACGGTTAGACAAGCTCTAATGGGTCAACAAGATAAAATTGATGATCTATTAGATGGCCTAGTAGAAAAGGATAGTTCATTTGTTCGTAGTTTTTCAATTTCATTAATACCCGGTTTAGAAGAAGGTCTCAAGGTTTATCCTGACATGGCAATAGATTTAAATCCATTCGTATTAGATTTTCATTTTAATAACGAAAAAAATTTAAAATCTACTTTAGAAAAACAGCAGTCGCATTTTCTTTTAGATATGGACAAAGACCAGAATACAATCGCCTTACTAAAAACATCTGTTAAAAATAGTAAAGTGGAATATAATGGTGAGAATTTTGAGCTATCTGATATGACAATTGCTGTGAGGCAGCAATTAAAAACTTTTGAAAATACAAAGGAATTAGCACGAAACTTTTATTTAGATTCTTTAAACTTCGCACAAAAATTTTATAATATTAATGAAAAAACCGAGGAACAAAATCCCGAATTAACATTTTTCCTTAATAAACCTGAAAGCTGAAACGAATTTGAGCCTTTACAAGTTTTGAGTGGTTATGATTACTTTCAAGATTTATTAGACGCCAATCCTGAGTCTGAGGAAATAAGACAAAAATTAAATTTAACATTAGAAATGAAACTCGGTTTTGGAAGCACTCGTATTTCAAAAACAGTCTTTAATGAAGAGGGTTATGTCTATTTCTATGATAGGGAATTGGAATACTTTTTTCCAGATATTTACTTTCAATTTTTCTCACGCAGCTATGGATATGCACAACAGGGGATGGGAATTAATTTTGGTTATAGATATGATATTGCCAAAACACAAAATCTCGAAAAACCAAATCCTTGAAAATTTATTTAA
- a CDS encoding lipoprotein, giving the protein MKKLLSILGVATITVSTPMSVVACQKKLREIDDEYDYEQNKNQMIDIIREIFQKNIAEDFSKFIFISEEDSPIEGWSVEKFNSIEGVVKNDSEEFKDLNTQIRAIINWDKILSEVNSQVVQNINYKSMIYNNQNPLQGGYQISKIEIFPKPENNAVTISVEIDSSILYKNQSEQQEFEPIKSTAKMTIFEEKKTAEILKEANNKYADAINNEENSNNFIFKSDKGNIKETALAIDEDLSLRQKANEIIKEAVESVEGITSLGSATLDTSSKSSAIISSYQYPQINWTWGKGGGPLETVRQALMGNQDKIDELLDGLVESNPSFFYNGGFRISEIPGLEEGLKVYPDMSRDLNPFILDRHFNYEKNFKSTLEYQQSHFLLDMDKDQNTIALLKTSVKNSKVEYNGENFELSNMTIAVRQQLKTFENTKELARNFYLDSLNFAQKFYNINEKTEEQNPELTFFLNKPESWNEFEPLQVLSGYDYFQDLLDANPESEEIRQKLNLTVQMRTGFSSTRISKTVFNEEGYVYFYDKVLESFSPDIYFLFFSHSYGNEQEGMGINFGYRYDIAKKQNLENPNPWKFI; this is encoded by the coding sequence ATGAAAAAATTATTAAGCATATTGGGAGTCGCAACTATTACGGTTTCTACCCCCATGAGCGTTGTTGCTTGTCAAAAGAAACTAAGAGAAATCGATGACGAATATGATTATGAACAAAATAAAAATCAAATGATTGATATTATTAGAGAAATTTTTCAAAAAAATATTGCAGAGGATTTTAGCAAATTCATTTTTATAAGTGAAGAGGATTCTCCCATTGAAGGATGAAGTGTTGAAAAGTTTAATAGTATTGAGGGTGTGGTTAAAAACGATAGTGAAGAGTTCAAAGATCTTAACACTCAAATTAGAGCAATAATTAACTGAGATAAAATATTAAGTGAAGTAAATAGCCAAGTAGTTCAAAATATTAACTACAAAAGCATGATTTATAATAACCAAAATCCCTTGCAAGGTGGATATCAAATTTCTAAAATTGAAATATTCCCAAAACCTGAAAATAACGCTGTAACAATTAGCGTAGAAATTGATTCATCAATTTTATATAAAAATCAGTCCGAACAACAAGAGTTTGAACCTATAAAATCCACAGCGAAAATGACTATTTTTGAAGAGAAAAAAACAGCAGAAATTCTTAAAGAAGCTAATAATAAATACGCTGACGCTATAAATAATGAAGAAAATTCTAATAATTTTATATTCAAAAGCGATAAAGGTAACATAAAGGAAACTGCCCTTGCAATTGATGAAGACCTTTCACTTAGACAAAAAGCTAACGAAATTATAAAAGAGGCTGTTGAAAGTGTGGAGGGAATCACAAGTTTGGGATCTGCAACATTGGATACATCATCAAAAAGTTCGGCAATCATTTCATCATATCAATATCCACAAATTAATTGAACTTGAGGTAAAGGTGGCGGCCCTTTGGAAACGGTTAGACAAGCTCTAATGGGTAATCAAGATAAAATTGATGAGCTGTTAGATGGCTTAGTAGAAAGTAATCCTTCATTTTTTTATAATGGTGGTTTTAGAATTTCAGAAATACCAGGTTTAGAAGAAGGTCTTAAGGTTTATCCGGACATGTCAAGAGATTTAAATCCATTCATATTAGATCGTCATTTTAATTACGAAAAAAATTTTAAATCTACTTTAGAATATCAGCAGTCGCATTTTCTTTTAGATATGGACAAAGACCAGAATACAATCGCCTTACTAAAAACATCTGTTAAAAATAGTAAAGTGGAATATAATGGTGAGAATTTTGAGCTATCTAATATGACAATTGCTGTGAGGCAGCAATTAAAAACTTTTGAAAACACAAAGGAATTAGCACGAAACTTTTATTTAGATTCTTTAAACTTTGCACAAAAATTTTATAATATTAATGAAAAAACCGAAGAACAAAATCCCGAATTAACATTTTTCCTAAATAAACCTGAGAGCTGAAACGAATTTGAGCCTTTACAAGTTTTGAGTGGTTATGATTACTTTCAAGATTTATTAGACGCCAATCCTGAGTCTGAGGAAATAAGACAAAAATTAAATTTAACAGTACAAATGAGAACCGGTTTTTCATCGACACGCATTTCAAAAACAGTCTTTAACGAAGAGGGTTATGTATATTTCTATGATAAAGTACTGGAAAGCTTTTCTCCAGATATTTACTTTCTATTTTTCTCACACAGTTATGGAAATGAACAAGAGGGGATGGGAATTAATTTTGGTTATAGATATGATATTGCCAAAAAACAGAATCTCGAAAATCCGAATCCTTGAAAATTTATTTAA
- a CDS encoding lipoprotein → MKKLLSILGVATITVSTPMSVVACQKKPREIDDEYDYEQNKNQMIDIIREIFQKNIAEDFSKFIFISEEDSPIEGWNVEKFNNIPGVVKNDSEEFKDLNTQIRAIINWDKILSEVNSQVVQNINYKKMVYNNQNPLQGGYQISKIEIIPKPLNNAVTLSVEIDSTILYKNQSEQQEFEPIKSTAQMTIFEQKKTAEILQEANNKYADAINNEENSNNFIFKSDKGDIKETSLAIDEDLSLKQQANEIIKEAVESVEGITSLGSATLTTLSKSSAIISSYQSANNDWFWGRNDSSLKTVRQALMGKQNKIDELLDALVEKNSEFVRSFPISWIPGLEEGLLVYPDMAIDLNPFILDFRLDDEKNLKSTLEKQQSHFLLDMDKDQNTIALLKTSVKNSKVEYNGESFELSDMTIAVRQQLKTFENTKELARNFYLDSINFVQKFYNINEKTEEQNPELTFYLNKPESWNEFEPLQVLSGYDYFQNLLDANPESEEIRQKLNLTVLMQYARGANLIAKTVFNEEGYVYFYNDVLKYATPDLFFQFFSVSYGNTQKGMGISFGYRYDIAEEQNLEKPNPWKFI, encoded by the coding sequence ATGAAAAAATTATTAAGCATATTGGGAGTCGCAACTATTACGGTTTCTACACCCATGAGCGTTGTTGCTTGTCAAAAGAAACCAAGAGAAATCGATGACGAATATGATTATGAACAAAATAAAAATCAAATGATTGATATTATTAGAGAAATTTTTCAAAAAAATATTGCAGAGGATTTCAGTAAATTTATTTTTATAAGCGAAGAGGATTCTCCAATTGAAGGTTGAAATGTTGAAAAGTTTAATAATATTCCTGGTGTGGTTAAAAACGATAGTGAGGAGTTCAAAGATCTTAACACTCAAATTAGAGCAATAATTAACTGAGATAAAATATTAAGTGAAGTAAATAGCCAAGTAGTTCAAAATATTAACTACAAAAAGATGGTTTATAATAACCAAAATCCCTTGCAAGGGGGATATCAAATTTCTAAAATTGAAATAATCCCAAAACCTCTAAATAACGCTGTAACACTTAGCGTAGAAATTGATTCAACAATTTTATATAAAAATCAGTCCGAACAACAAGAGTTTGAACCAATAAAATCCACAGCGCAAATGACTATTTTTGAACAGAAAAAAACAGCCGAAATTCTTCAAGAAGCTAATAATAAATACGCTGACGCTATAAATAATGAAGAAAATTCTAATAATTTTATATTCAAAAGCGATAAAGGTGACATAAAGGAAACTTCCCTTGCAATTGATGAAGACCTTTCGCTTAAACAACAAGCTAACGAAATTATAAAAGAGGCTGTTGAAAGTGTGGAGGGAATCACAAGTTTGGGATCTGCAACATTAACTACATTATCAAAAAGTTCGGCAATCATTTCATCATATCAAAGTGCAAATAATGATTGATTTTGAGGTCGAAATGACAGCTCTTTGAAAACGGTTAGACAAGCTCTAATGGGTAAACAAAATAAAATTGATGAGCTGCTAGATGCCTTAGTAGAAAAGAATAGTGAATTTGTTCGTAGTTTTCCAATTTCATGAATACCCGGTTTAGAAGAAGGTCTCTTAGTTTATCCGGACATGGCAATAGATTTAAATCCATTCATATTAGATTTTAGACTTGATGACGAAAAAAATTTAAAATCTACTTTAGAAAAACAGCAGTCGCATTTTCTTTTAGATATGGACAAAGACCAGAATACAATCGCCTTACTAAAAACATCTGTTAAAAATAGTAAAGTGGAATATAATGGTGAGAGTTTTGAGCTATCTGATATGACAATTGCTGTTAGGCAGCAATTAAAAACTTTTGAAAACACAAAGGAATTAGCACGAAACTTTTATTTAGATTCTATAAACTTCGTACAAAAATTTTATAATATTAATGAAAAAACCGAGGAACAAAATCCCGAATTAACATTTTACCTGAATAAACCTGAAAGCTGAAACGAATTTGAACCCTTACAAGTTTTGAGTGGTTATGATTACTTTCAAAATTTATTAGACGCCAATCCTGAGTCTGAGGAAATAAGACAAAAATTAAATTTAACAGTACTAATGCAATATGCTAGAGGTGCAAATTTAATTGCAAAAACAGTCTTTAACGAAGAGGGTTACGTCTATTTCTATAATGATGTATTGAAATACGCAACCCCAGATCTTTTCTTTCAATTCTTCTCAGTCAGTTATGGAAATACACAAAAGGGTATGGGAATTAGTTTTGGTTATAGATATGATATTGCCGAGGAGCAAAATCTCGAAAAACCAAATCCTTGAAAATTCATTTAA